Proteins encoded within one genomic window of Cucumis sativus cultivar 9930 chromosome 3, Cucumber_9930_V3, whole genome shotgun sequence:
- the LOC101207412 gene encoding aspartic proteinase PCS1, with the protein MLLILFSLSLFTLSFSQSNSLSLPFPLSLTEKPSNITPLYYSSQLYVKKPSSHGPFKLPFKYSSSALVVSLPIGTPPQPTDLVLDTGSQLSWIQCHDKKVKKRLPPLPKPKTATFDPSLSSSFSLLPCNHPICKPRIPDFTLPTSCDQNRLCHYSYFYADGTLAEGNLVREKFTFSNSLSTPPVILGCAQGSTENRGILGMNHGRLSFISQAKISKFSYCVPSRTGPNPTGLFYLGDNPNSSKFKYVTMLTFPESQSSPNLDPLAYTLPMKAIKIAGKRLNIPPAAFKPDAGGSGQTMIDSGSDLTYLVDEAYEKVKEEVVRLVGAMMKKGYVYAAVADMCFDAGVTVEVGRRIGDMSFEFDNGVEIFVGRGEGVLTEVEKGVKCVGIGRSGRLGIGSNIIGTVHQQNMWVEYDLANKRVGFGGAECSRLK; encoded by the coding sequence ATGCTTCTaattctcttctctctctcattaTTCACTCTCTCCTTCTCTCAATCCAATTCCCTCTCTCTCCCCTTCCCTCTTTCTCTCACTGAAAAACCCTCCAATATTACCCCATTATACTACTCTTCCCAGCTTTACGTCAAAAAGCCATCATCCCATGGCCCCTTCAAGCTTCCTTTCAAATACTCCTCCTCTGCCCTCGTCGTCTCTCTTCCGATCGGAACGCCGCCACAGCCCACTGACTTGGTTCTAGACACCGGCAGCCAACTCTCTTGGATTCAATGTCATGacaaaaaagttaagaaaagaTTGCCCCCCTTGCCCAAGCCTAAAACCGCCACCTTTGATCCTTCTCtctcctcttctttttctctcctcCCTTGTAATCACCCCATCTGCAAACCCCGAATTCCAGATTTTACTCTTCCCACTTCTTGTGATCAAAATCGCCTCTGCCACTACTCCTACTTCTACGCTGACGGTACCTTGGCTGAGGGAAATCTCGTCAGAGAAAAATTTACCTTCTCTAATTCTCTTTCTACCCCTCCCGTCATCCTCGGTTGCGCTCAAGGCTCCACCGAAAACAGGGGTATTTTGGGAATGAATCATGGACGTTTGTCCTTTATCTCCCAAGCTAAAATCTCCAAATTCTCCTATTGCGTTCCGAGTCGAACCGGGCCTAATCCCACCGGGCTATTCTACCTGGGAGATAACCCCAATTCTTCCAAATTCAAATACGTCACCATGTTGACTTTTCCGGAAAGTCAAAGCTCTCCGAATCTCGACCCACTGGCTTACACTCTCCCTATGAAGGCAATAAAAATAGCCGGAAAACGGTTAAACATCCCCCCAGCCGCTTTCAAACCGGATGCGGGTGGGTCGGGTCAAACCATGATTGACTCCGGTTCGGACCTGACTTATTTAGTGGATGAAGCGTATGAGAAGGTTAAAGAGGAGGTAGTGAGATTAGTGGGTGCGATGATGAAGAAAGGCTACGTATATGCCGCCGTAGCCGACATGTGTTTCGACGCCGGTGTGACGGTGGAGGTGGGCCGCAGGATTGGCGACATGTCGTTTGAGTTTGATAATGGAGTGGAGATTTTCGTGGGGAGAGGAGAAGGGGTTTTGACGGAGGTGGAAAAAGGAGTGAAGTGTGTGGGGATTGGACGGTCAGGAAGGCTTGGGATTGGAAGTAATATAATCGGTACCGTTCATCAACAGAATATGTGGGTGGAGTATGATTTGGCCAATAAGAGAGTAGGGTTTGGTGGAGCTGAGTGTAGCAGATTGAAGTGA
- the LOC101205431 gene encoding aspartic proteinase PCS1, with protein MLLILFSLSLFTLSFSQSNSLSLPFPLSLSEKPSNTIPSYSSQLYAKRPSSYGSFKLPFKYSSTALVVSLPIGTPPQPTDLVLDTGSQLSWIQCHDKKIKKRLPPLPKPKTASFDPSLSSSFSLLPCNHPICKPRIPDFTLPTSCDQNRLCHYSYFYADGTLAEGNLVREKFTFSKSLSTPPVILGCAQASTENRGILGMNRGRLSFISQAKISKFSYCVPSRTGSNPTGLFYLGDNPNSSKFKYVTMLTFPESQSSPNLDPLAYTLPMKAIKIAGKRLNIPPAAFKPDAGGSGQTMIDSGSDLTYLVDEAYEKVKEEVVRLVGAMMKKGYVYADVADMCFDAGVTAEVGRRIGGISFEFDNGVEIFVGRGEGVLTEVEKGVKCVGIGRSERLGIGSNIIGTVHQQNMWVEYDLANKRVGFGGAECSRLK; from the coding sequence ATGCTTCTgattctcttctctctctccttaTTCACTCTCTCCTTCTCTCAATCCAATTCCCTCTCTCTCCCCttccctctttctctctctgaAAAACCCTCCAATACTATCCCATCATACTCTTCCCAGCTTTACGCCAAGAGGCCATCCTCCTACGGCTCCTTCAAGCTTCCTTTCAAATACTCCTCCACCGCCCTCGTCGTCTCTCTACCGATCGGAACGCCGCCACAGCCCACTGACTTGGTTCTAGACACCGGCAGCCAACTCTCTTGGATTCAATGTCATGacaaaaagattaagaaaagaTTGCCCCCCTTGCCCAAGCCTAAAACCGCCTCCTTTGATCCTTCTCtctcctcttctttttctctcctcCCTTGTAATCACCCCATCTGCAAACCCCGAATTCCAGATTTTACCCTTCCCACTTCTTGTGACCAAAATCGCCTCTGCCACTACTCCTACTTCTACGCTGACGGTACCTTGGCTGAGGGAAATCTCGTCAGAGAAAAATTTACCTTCTCTAAATCCCTTTCTACCCCTCCCGTCATCCTCGGTTGCGCTCAAGCCTCCACCGAAAACAGGGGTATTTTGGGAATGAACCGTGGACGTTTGTCCTTTATCTCCCAAGCTAAAATCTCCAAATTCTCCTATTGCGTTCCGAGTCGAACAGGGTCTAATCCCACCGGGCTATTCTACCTGGGAGATAACCCCAATTCTTCCAAATTCAAATACGTCACCATGTTGACTTTTCCTGAAAGTCAAAGCTCTCCGAATCTCGACCCACTGGCTTACACTCTCCCTATGAAGGCAATAAAAATAGCCGGAAAACGGCTAAACATCCCCCCAGCCGCTTTCAAACCGGACGCGGGTGGGTCGGGTCAAACCATGATTGACTCCGGTTCGGACCTGACTTATTTAGTGGATGAAGCGTATGAGAAGGTTAAAGAAGAGGTAGTGAGATTAGTGGGTGCGATGATGAAGAAAGGCTACGTATACGCCGACGTAGCCGACATGTGTTTCGACGCCGGTGTCACGGCGGAGGTGGGCCGCAGGATTGGCGGCATCTCGTTTGAGTTTGATAACGGAGTGGAGATTTTCGTGGGGAGAGGAGAAGGGGTTTTGACGGAAGTGGAAAAAGGAGTGAAGTGTGTGGGGATCGGACGGTCAGAAAGGCTTGGGATTGGGAGTAATATAATCGGGACTGTTCATCAACAGAATATGTGGGTGGAGTATGATTTGGCCAATAAGAGAGTAGGGTTTGGTGGAGCTGAGTGTAGCAGATTGAAGTGA